The Arachis hypogaea cultivar Tifrunner chromosome 14, arahy.Tifrunner.gnm2.J5K5, whole genome shotgun sequence genome has a segment encoding these proteins:
- the LOC112743363 gene encoding microtubule-destabilizing protein 60: protein MDTATNNPAAPITTPAKGFRSKNQEPSKYSENVNPNSNTTPFSKPLSNPCGSSSSPSPSPVVKKSCSKSQRKPQSSAAKEGVVNSVNSVQKNKIRQRKFVVAKKNKNKKFEGSGGDGDKGSNSTLSFCKCKESNKNNKCLCVAYQNLRKSQEEFFKNKQAQEQGQDQEDGAAEIEREIIEEEQRQQEEAIGEDCGGLGSVVDLAVKRRREKLMDEARKSVPEAGPGKVMHLVKAFEKLLTVSTTGKKDQDQDQDQMAEAALAEEQEPREKEENKVKRKVMRWALPGLPLPNDATERTQEVSGCSSFCPPQAILTSESLGLNPKASVSSSWDSSRGSVSNRTSNGGRRSRRNSLESTSTFGGSRWKKKQQLKVTSQKPFKLRTEERGKVKEEEFVKKIHEMMTEEEKQRIPIAQGLPWTTDEPECLVKPPVKEITQPIDLQLHSDVRAMDRAEFDHQVAEKLSLIEQYKLEKERQQKMAEEEEIKRLRRELVPKAQPMPYFDRPFIPRRSVKNPTIPKEPQFHIPHHKKIKCSLSYSSDLSP from the exons ATGGATACAGCCACCAATAATCCCGCCGCACCAATAACCACTCCAGCCAAGGGTTTCCGATCAAAGAATCAAGAACCCTCCAAATATTCCGAAAATGTCAACCCTAACAGTAATACCACTCCATTTTCCAAACCCTTATCCAATCCttgtggttcttcttcttctccttctccttcaccTGTTGTGAAGAAATCGTGTTCCAAGTCACAGAGGAAGCCACAATCCTCAGCAGCAAAGGAGGGTGTTGTGAATTCCGTGAATTCCGTTCAGAAGAACAAGATCAGGCAGAGGAAGTTCGTTGTtgcaaagaagaataagaacaagAAGTTCGAGGGGAGTGGTGGCGATGGTGATAAGGGTTCAAACTCAACGCTGTCGTTTTGCAAGTGCAAAGAGAGCAACAAGAACAACAAGTGTCTCTGTGTGGCTTACCAGAATCTCAGGAAGTCACAGGAAGAGTTCTTCAAGAACAAGCAAGCACAAGAACAAGGGCAAGATCAAGAAGATGGAGCTGCTGAGATTGAGAGAGAGATCATCGAAGAAGAACAACgacaacaagaagaagccataGGAGAGGATTGTGGTGGATTGGGGAGTGTTGTTGATTTGGCTGTgaagaggaggagggagaagTTGATGGACGAAGCAAGGAAGAGTGTTCCTGAAGCTGGGCCTGGCAAGGTGATGCATTTGGTCAAGGCATTTGAGAAGCTTCTAACTGTTTCCACCACTGGAAAGAAAGATCAGGATCAGGATCAGGATCAAATGGCCGAGGCGGCGCTGGCGGAAGAACAGGAGCCACGAGAGAAAGAGGAGAATAAGGTGAAGAGAAAGGTTATGAGATGGGCACTGCCAGGGTTGCCACTTCCTAATGATGCAACTGAAAGAACTCAGGAAGTGTCTGGTTGTTCTTCATTTTGCCCGCCACAGGCGATTCTCACATCCGAGAGCCTTGGCTTGAATCCGAAGGCTTCAGTTTCGTCTTCATGGGATAGCAGCCGTGGAAG TGTATCTAACAGGACTTCTAATGGAGGTAGAAGAAGCAGAAGAAAT AGTTTGGAATCAACTAGCACCTTTGGGGGAAGCAGgtggaagaagaagcagcagctgaAAGTCACCAGCCAAAAACCATTCAAGCTAAGAACTGAG GAAAGAGGGAAGGTGAAAGAGGAAGAATTTGTGAAGAAGATACATGAAATGATGACAGAGGAAGAGAAGCAAAGGATACCAATAGCCCAAGGGCTTCCATGGACAACAGATGAACCTGAG TGTTTGGTAAAGCCTCCTGTCAAAGAAATCACACAGCCGATTGACCTGCAGCTTCACAGTGATGTGCGGGCAATGGATCGTGCTGAGTTTGATCATCAG GTTGCAGAAAAATTGAGTTTGATAGAGCAGTACAAATTGGAGAAGGAGAGGCAACAAAAG atggcagaagaagaagaaatcaaaAGGTTAAGGAGGGAGCTTGTTCCAAAAGCACAACCGATGCCTTATTTTGATAGGCCTTTTATTCCAAGGAG GTCTGTGAAGAATCCAACAATACCTAAAGAGCCCCAGTTTCACATACCACACCACAAAAAGATCAAGTGTAGCTTATCCTATTCGAGCGATTTGAGTCCATAA
- the LOC112744549 gene encoding small ribosomal subunit protein eS19z: protein MATSRTVKDVSPHEFVKAYASHLKRSGKMELPEWTDLVKTARFKELAPYDPDWYFIRAASMARKIYLRGGLGVGAFKRIYGGSQRNGSRPPHFCESSGAIARHILQQLESMTIIEVDPKGGRRITSNGRRDLDQVAGRIVVAP from the exons ATGGCAACTTCGAGGACAGTGAAGGATGTCTCTCCTCACGAGTTTGTTAAAGCTTACGCTTCTCACCTTAAGCGTTCTGGCAAG atggagcttcctgaatggacAGATCTTGTAAAAACTGCTAGGTTTAAAGAGCTTGCTCCCTATGATCCTGATTGGTACTTTATTAGAGCAG CTTCTATGGCAAGAAAGATCTATCTGAGAGGCGGTCTTGGTGTTGGTGCTTTCAAGAGGATTTATGGTGGTAGCCAGAGGAATGGAAGCCGCCCCCCACATTTCTGCGAGAGCAGTGGTGCTATTGCTAGACACATTTTGCAACAGCTGGAAAGCATGACCATTATTGAGGTTGATCCTAAAGG GGGTAGGAGAATAACTTCAAACGGACGGAGGGATCTTGACCAAGTTGCTGGGAGAATTGTGGTTGCTCCTTGA
- the LOC112744550 gene encoding biotin carboxyl carrier protein of acetyl-CoA carboxylase 1, chloroplastic, which translates to MASFTIPCPKCLSFSHLGLNSQTTQRNMHVAGLELKKSQSFGSLVCDSNSIGVQCLNTKKFSALKCQAQPKEVVTLENSSNSAPALVNGPIPASSKEKDDENRKPSGPSTFADPASMSAFMNQVSDLVKLVDSRDIVELQLKQADCELMIRKKEALEPPPAMVAPVSFPYPTYPSMPSPPPPAAAAVAPASAAPSKAAPALPPPAKASRSSHPPLKCPMAGTFYRSPAPGEPPFVKVGDKVQKGQVVCIVEAMKLMNEIEADQSGTITEIIAEDGKPVSVDTPLLVIVP; encoded by the exons ATGGCGTCTTTCACTATCCCTTGTCCCAAGTGTCTCTCTTTTTCACATTTGGGATTGAACTCTCAGACCACCCAACGGAACATGCACGTGGCTGGGTTGGAATTGAAGAAATCCCAGTCATTTGGATCTTTGGTTTGTGATTCAAACTCAATTGGGGTTCAG TGCCTTAATACGAAGAAATTTTCTGCCTTGAAGTGTCAAGCACAGCCTAAAGAG GTTGTTACTCTTGAAAATTCTTCAAACTCTGCACCTGCACTTGTCAATGGACCTATACCTGCTTCATCAAAAGAGAAAGACGACGAAAACAGGAAACCTTCTGGGCCAAGCACTTTTGCAGATCCAGCTTCCATGTCTGCATTCATGAATCAAGTTTCAGACCTTGTAAA ACTTGTGGATTCTAGAGATATCGTTGAGCTACAACTTAAGCAGGCCGACTGCGAGCTCATGATAAGGAAAAAGGAAGCTTTGGAGCCTCCACCGGCCATGGTAGCTCCGGTGTCTTTTCCTTATCCTACATATCCTTCTATGCCTTCACCACCGCCAccagctgctgctgctgttgctcCTGCAAGCGCTGCGCCTTCCAAAGCAGCACCTGCCTTACCACCACCTGCAAAAGCAAGCAGGTCATCTCATCCACCCCTGAAATGTCCAATGGCTGGGACCTTTTATCGTAGTCCAGCACCTGGTGAACCGCCATTTGTCAAG GTGGGAGATAAGGTGCAGAAAGGGCAGGTTGTTTGCATTGTTGAGGCTATGAAACTGATGAATGAAATTGAG GCTGATCAATCTGGAACAATAACTGAGATAATTGCCGAGGATGGCAAACCAGTCAGCGTCGACACG CCTCTTTTGGTAATAGTACCATGA
- the LOC112740684 gene encoding expansin-A22-like, with the protein MATSRCLVPLVIFMYSLAISGAIDGNWYDAHATFYGDIRGGETMNGACGYGNLFEQGYGLANTALSTALFNRGLTCSACFEIQCVNDPQWCIKGAGTIKVTATNFCPPTNEKGRPPWCNPPQKHFDLSMKMFTTIANYKAGIIPVRYRRTPCIKHGGVRFELKGNPHWLLVLVFNVANAGDVTNVKISGSTARAWIPMTRNWGQNWQTGTPLAGQALSFMVTTSDGKTLTFSNVAPPNWRLGQSFQAATNF; encoded by the exons ATGGCTACGTCTCGTTGTTTGGTTCCTTTGGTCATTTTCATGTATTCCTTAGCCATTtcaggtgccattgatggtaattgGTATGATGCTCATGCAACATTCTATGGTGACATACGAGGTGGAGAAACCATGA ATGGTGCATGTGGATATGGGAATTTATTTGAACAAGGGTATGGACTTGCAAACACAGCACTAAGCACTGCTCTATTCAACCGTGGACTAACATGTAGTGCATGTTTTGAGATCCAATGTGTGAATGATCCACAATGGTGTATTAAGGGTGCAGGAACAATCAAAGTAACAGCAACAAATTTTTGTCCTCCAACTAACGAAAAAGGTCGTCCACCATGGTGTAACCCTCCACAAAAGCACTTCGATTTGTCCATGAAAATGTTCACAACaatagcaaactacaaagcagGGATAATCCCAGTTCGTTATAGGCGCACTCCGTGCATTAAACATGGTGGTGTCAGGTTTGAGTTGAAGGGTAACCCTCATTGGTTGCTAGTGTTGGTTTTTAATGTTGCAAATGCTGGTGATGTTACAAATGTTAAAATATCAGGTTCAACCGCACGTGCATGGATTCCTATGACACGTAATTGGGGGCAAAATTGGCAAACTGGTACTCCATTGGCTGGACAAGC cttgtcTTTTATGGTTACAACAAGTGATGGCAAAACGTTGACGTTTAGTAATGTTGCTCCTCCCAATTGGCGACTTGGACAAAGTTTTCAGGCCGCAACCAACTTTTAG
- the LOC112744551 gene encoding F-box protein At5g39250, whose amino-acid sequence MAFEEVLKAVFPLLDGADLASCMAVSKQWRDIASDDYLWKCLCSTRWPSMCKRPNPPSVTYYKLYQTFCRRQHRRTLLPPRISFDDLEFFIDIWAETTLLFSEVVPGSVLQPGFKIPPSGVCDLLKFHLEGSEYKMTLPVEPRFTIPAGQNQNVSVSVMVGRKDSNKIARIINKSMFDYIDRSSYRALAFDYLDISPVYPFLSGIRAWISLLFMEDGNEEVIDVFGIQMDFCDVANSKEEVLWLLDMLDWK is encoded by the coding sequence ATGGCATTTGAGGAGGTTTTGAAGGCTGTCTTCCCGTTACTGGATGGCGCTGACCTTGCTTCTTGTATGGCTGTCTCTAAGCAGTGGAGAGACATAGCTAGCGATGATTACTTATGGAAATGTCTTTGTTCCACAAGATGGCCTTCAATGTGCAAGCGTCCTAACCCTCCATCTGTAACGTACTATAAGTTATATCAAACTTTTTGTAGGCGCCAGCACCGAAGAACTCTCCTCCCACCAAGAATTTCTTTCGATGATTTAGAGTTCTTCATTGACATTTGGGCTGAAACCACATTGCTCTTCTCAGAAGTGGTCCCCGGCTCTGTCCTTCAACCCGGGTTTAAGATTCCACCATCTGGAGTATGTGACTTGCTCAAGTTTCACCTGGAGGGTTCTGAGTACAAGATGACATTACCTGTTGAGCCTCGATTTACCATCCCTGCAGGACAAAATCAGAATGTAAGTGTCTCTGTGATGGTTGGTCGAAAGGATTCGAATAAGATTGCTCGCATCATAAACAAGTCCATGTTCGATTACATTGATCGGTCTTCATACAGAGCCTTGGCGTTCGACTACCTAGACATATCCCCTGTCTACCCTTTTCTATCCGGCATCCGGGCATGGATCTCGTTGCTGTTCATGGAAGATGGGAATGAAGAGGTTATTGATGTATTTGGGATCCAAATGGATTTCTGTGATGTGGCAAACTCAAAGGAAGAAGTCCTTTGGCTATTGGACATGCTTGATTGGAAGTGA
- the LOC112743364 gene encoding UDP-glycosyltransferase 83A1-like — protein sequence MCEAHILVIPFPAQGHVIPLMKLSHQLVKHGIKVTFVNIDFVHNQIMKSSLGEGVADHNNNNKDAMIELVSIPDGLEDGDNRSLLLGKLTESTCKVMPKKLEMLIEDINKSNNNNNNNNGNKISCLVIDENFGWGIEVAKKMGIRAVAFWPASASLLALHFNIQKLLDDGLIVANDGTPAKDEAIQLGPMMPIKTREFPWACLGDKNTQHTVFNLTKRNNISVKLADWIICNTNYDYEPATFDFAPQIIPIGPLLATNNHVGSFWPEDSSCLNWLDQQETNSVIYVAFGSVTIFDHSQLQELALGLELSNRPFLLVIRADINNGKNQSFLKEFEERVFPFGKVVQWAPQEKVLSHPSIACFISHCGWNSTMEGVVNGVPFLCWPYFADQFFNQTLICDVWKVGLRLVPMDGIIITREEIACKIQKLFHEGEFKVMAMERKNSTINSIKEGGSSNRNFNRFVEWIKAYNY from the exons ATGTGTGAAGCACATATTTTGGTTATACCATTTCCAGCACAAGGCCATGTAATTCCTCTCATGAAACTTTCACATCAACTTGTGAAGCATGGAATCAAAGTCACATTTGTGAACATTGACTTTGTTCACAATCAAATCATGAAATCTTCTCTAGGAGAAGGAGTAGcagatcataataataataataaagatgcAATGATTGAACTAGTTTCAATCCCAGATGGGTTAGAGGATGGTGACAATAGAAGTCTTCTGCTTGGAAAGTTGACAGAATCAACATGTAAGGTCATGCCTAAGAAGTTGGAAATGCTCATAGAAGATATCAACAAatctaataataacaataataataataatggaaatAAAATCAGTTGTTTGGTGATTGATGAAAACTTTGGATGGGGAATTGAAGTTGCAAAGAAGATGGGAATAAGAGCAGTTGCATTTTGGCCTGCATCAGCTTCATTATTGGCCTTGCATTTCAACATCCAAAAGCTTCTTGATGATGGACTCATTGTTGCCAATGATG GAACACCTGCAAAAGATGAGGCAATTCAATTGGGACCAATGATGCCTATTAAGACAAGAGAGTTTCCATGGGCATGCTTGGGTGACAAGAACACACAACATACAGTTTTCAATCTTACAAAAAGGAATAATATATCTGTGAAGCTTGCAGATTGGATTATTTGCAACACTAATTATGATTATGAGCCAGCAACATTTGACTTTGCTCCACAAATAATACCAATAGGTCCACTTCTAGCAACTAATAACCATGTTGGTAGCTTTTGGCCAGAAGACTCATCTTGTTTGAATTGGCTTGATCAACAAGAAACCAATTCAGTAATCTATGTTGCTTTTGGAAGTGTCACTATCTTTGATCATTCTCAATTGCAAGAACTTGCACTTGGACTTGAACTATCCAATAGGCCTTTTCTATTGGTTATAAGGGCAGATATCAACAATGGAAAAAACCAATCTTTTCttaaagaatttgaagaaagagTTTTCCCTTTTGGAAAAGTGGTTCAATGGGCACCTCAAGAGAAAGTTTTGAGTCATCCTTCAATTGCTTGCTTCATAAGTCATTGTGGTTGGAACTCTACTATGGAAGGTGTAGTAAATGGTGTTCCATTTTTATGCTGGCCTTATTTTGCTGACCAATTCTTTAATCAAACATTAATTTGTGATGTTTGGAAGGTTGGATTGAGACTTGTTCCAATGGATGGAATTATAATAACTAGGGAAGAAATAGCATGCAAGATACAAAAACTGTTTCATGAGGGAGAATTTAAAGTAATGGCTATGGAGAGAAAAAATTCAACCATCAATAGTATTAAAGAAGGGGGTAGTTCAAATAGAAACTTTAATAGATTTGTTGAATGGATAAAAGCATATAACTATTAA
- the LOC112743365 gene encoding UDP-glycosyltransferase 83A1-like: MSEKAHVLAIPYPAQGHVIPLMELSHELIKHGIKVTFVNTHFVHNQIMKSLGEKTAFVGNNNEIELVSIPDGLDDVDNRNDLGKLTQSIFEVMPKKLEMLIEDINKKCESNKITCLVADETFGWALEVAKNMGIKAVAFWPASASILALQFNIQKLLDDGLIDNDGEPIKDETIKLSPMMPPMRTKEFVWAYLGDKTTEKIVFHYMKGNNKSVKFADKIICNTTYEHESTTLDFVPQIIPIGPLLATNYVGSIAGNFWQEDSTCLNWLDQQETNSVIYVAFGSFTVFDHIQLQELAFGLELSNRPFLLVIRPDINNGENQSFLEEFEERVRNRGKVIQWAPQQKVLSHPSIACFISHCGWNSTMEATTKGVSFLCWPYFADQFFNQTLICDVWKVGLRLDPVGGIITREEIMYKIKKLLQGEEFKVRAIELRNMAINNIKEGGRSSKNLNDFVDWIKA; the protein is encoded by the exons ATGAGTGAAAAAGCACATGTTTTAGCTATACCATATCCAGCACAAGGTCATGTGATTCCTCTAATGGAACTTTCACATGAGCTTATCAAACATGGAATCAAAGTCACATTTGTGAACACTCATTTTGTTCACAACCAAATCATGAAATCTTTAGGAGAAAAAACTGCATTTGTGGGTAACAATAATGAGATTGAACTAGTCTCAATCCCAGATGGATTAGACGATGTTGATAATAGAAATGATCTGGGAAAATTGACTCAATCAATTTTTGAGGTAATGCCTAAGAAGTTGGAAATGCTCATAGAAGATATCAACAAGAAATGTGAGAGCAACAAAATAACTTGTTTGGTGGCAGATGAAACCTTTGGATGGGCACTTGAAGTTGCAAAGAACATGGGAATAAAAGCAGTTGCATTTTGGCCTGCATCAGCTTCAATATTGGCCTTGCAATTCAACATCCAAAAGCTTCTTGATGATGGACTCATTGACAATGATG GAGAACCTATAAAAGATGAGACAATTAAGTTGTCACCAATGATGCCTCCTATGAGGACCAAAGAATTTGTTTGGGCATATTTGGGTGACAAGACCACAgaaaaaattgtttttcactATATGAAAGGGAACAATAAAAGTGTGAAATTTGCAGATAAAATCATTTGCAACACAACTTATGAGCATGAGTCTACAACACTTGATTTTGTCCCACAAATCATACCAATAGGTCCACTTCTAGCAACAAATTATGTTGGATCCATAGCTGGGAATTTTTGGCAAGAAGACTCAACTTGTTTGAATTGGCTTGATCAACAAGAAACCAATTCAGTAATTTATGTTGCTTTTGGAAGTTTCACTGTCTTTGATCACATTCAATTACAGGAACTTGCATTTGGACTTGAACTATCTAATAGACCTTTTCTATTGGTTATAAGGCCAGATATCAACAATGGAGAAAACCAATCTTttcttgaagaatttgaagaaagaGTGCGAAATCGCGGAAAAGTGATTCAATGGGCACCTCAACAGAAAGTTCTTAGCCATCCTTCGATTGCTTGTTTCATAAGTCATTGCGGATGGAACTCTACAATGGAAGCTACAACAAAAGGAGTATCATTTCTATGTTGGCCTTACTTTGCTgaccaatttttcaatcaaacatTAATATGTGATGTTTGGAAAGTTGGATTGAGACTTGATCCAGTTGGTGGAATCATTACTAGAGAAGAAATAATGTATAAGATCAAGAAactgcttcaaggtgaagaaTTTAAAGTAAGGGCTATAGAATTAAGAAACATGGCCATCAATAATATTAAAGAAGGTGGTAGATCAAGCAAAAACTTGAATGATTTTGTTGACTGGATAAAAGCATGA
- the LOC112744552 gene encoding UDP-glycosyltransferase 83A1: MGIPHFLAIPYPILGHMNPLLQFCHVLAKNHGCKITFLSSDEHFNKLKKAASSSGMESEMMRLVSLPDGVDPNDDRSDQGKVILTTRTTMVDMLPKLIEDVNAMDCDNKITCVIVTKNMGWALQVALNLGIKGALFWPASATALASFDSMQTLIHQGIIDSQTGLPSKEHKEIHLSSNLPKMDPSAMPWYCLDNTFFFLHMKQEIQTLNQAQWWLCNTTSHLEPGALSISPKVLPIGPLMADQTTSSSSSSSLILKEDETCIEWLDQQQPRSVVYVSFGSMVSIKPNQFKELALGLDLLNKPFLWVVRNGINGCKNNNGNYGLYPDEFHGSKGKIVNWAPQKKVLNHPAIACFVSHCGWNSTIEGVYSGVPFLCWPFVSDQLMNKIYICDVWKVGIGFEKGLILREEIKKKVEMLLGDEGINERCLRLKEIVIKNKQEGQKNLNEFINWAKE; this comes from the exons ATGGGGATCCCACACTTTCTTGCAATACCATACCCAATACTAGGACACATGAATCCCCTTCTTCAATTCTGCCATGTTCTAGCCAAAAACCATGGTTGCAAAATCACCTTCTTAAGCTCTGATGAACACTTCAACAAGCTGAAGAAAGCAGCAAGTAGTTCAGGCATGGAGTCAGAGATGATGAGGTTGGTGTCCCTGCCAGATGGTGTGGACCCTAATGATGATAGAAGTGACCAAGGCAAGGTTATACTGACCACAAGAACCACCATGGTTGACATGCTTCCAAAGCTCATAGAAGATGTGAATGCCATGGATTGTGATAACAAGATCACTTGTGTTATTGTCACTAAGAACATGGGTTGGGCCTTGCAAGTTGCTCTCAATTTGGGTATCAAAGGTGCTCTCTTCTGGCCTGCTTCTGCAACTGCTTTGGCCTCTTTTGATTCTATGCAAACCCTCATTCATCAGGGAATCATAGATTCTCAAACTG GCCTACCAAGCAAAGAACATAAGGAGATTCATCTTTCTTCAAATCTACCAAAGATGGACCCATCAGCCATGCCATGGTACTGTTTAGACAACACTTTCTTCTTCCTTCACATGAAGCAAGAGATTCAAACTCTGAATCAAGCACAATGGTGGCTTTGTAACACAACTTCTCATCTTGAACCCGGAGCACTTTCTATTTCACCAAAGGTCCTACCAATTGGTCCATTGATGGCAGATCAAACCAcaagttcatcatcatcatcatcattgatcTTAAAAGAAGATGAAACATGTATAGAATGGTTGGATCAACAACAACCTCGATCCGTTGTGTATGTTTCGTTTGGTAGCATGGTATCTATTAAGCCGAACCAATTCAAAGAACTAGCTCTTGGACTTGATCTTCTTAACAAGCCTTTTCTTTGGGTTGTAAGAAATGGAATTAATGGTTGCAAAAACAATAATGGAAATTATGGGCTATACCCAGATGAATTTCATGGAAGTAAAGGTAAGATTGTTAATTGGGCACCCCAGAAAAAAGTTCTAAACCACCCTGCCATAGCTTGTTTTGTTAGTCATTGCGGTTGGAATTCGACCATTGAAGGTGTTTATAGTGGTGTTCCTTTCTTGTGTTGGCCTTTTGTGAGTGACCAATTGATGAACAAGATTTACATTTGTGATGTGTGGAAGGTTGGGATTGGATTTGAGAAGGGATTGATTTTGAGGGAAGAGATAAAGAAGAAGGTGGAGATGTTACTTGGAGATGAAGGAATCAATGAGAGGTGTTTGAGACTCAAGGAGATTGTGATCAAGAACAAGCAAGAAGGTCAGAAGAATCTCAATGAGTTTATCAATTGGGCCAAGGAGTGA